A part of Actinobaculum sp. 313 genomic DNA contains:
- a CDS encoding ABC transporter permease, translating to MGFRRGWLPPLEFGLALLALWWASSTFALVDQHFLPTPQSAVSRLLSGLQSGYLWRALLVTLKEAVAGCVIAAAIGIPLGYAIAKSRVFSRISQPYLAASQAIPAVAIAPLLTIWIGHGLASVVVLCTIMVIFPIAVSTSVGVRQIDPEIIGAARLDGAAGLTLIRRIEVPLAAPTILSGIRTGFTLSITGAIVGEMVMGGEGLGLLLGTAQQSSDVKGLFAIIILLAISAVSIYGTLLLVERRANYLIS from the coding sequence ATGGGTTTCAGGCGAGGGTGGCTCCCGCCGCTGGAATTCGGGTTAGCGCTGCTCGCATTGTGGTGGGCGTCGTCCACTTTCGCGCTTGTCGATCAGCATTTTCTTCCCACCCCGCAGTCCGCCGTTTCTCGTCTGCTCTCCGGCCTGCAATCGGGATACCTGTGGCGGGCACTGTTGGTAACGCTCAAGGAGGCCGTTGCCGGTTGTGTGATCGCCGCTGCTATCGGTATTCCACTGGGATATGCCATCGCCAAGTCGCGCGTTTTCTCGCGCATATCACAGCCCTATCTGGCCGCTTCACAGGCGATTCCCGCAGTGGCCATCGCTCCGCTGTTGACCATCTGGATCGGACACGGCCTTGCTTCCGTGGTCGTTCTGTGCACGATTATGGTCATCTTCCCAATTGCGGTGTCTACATCGGTTGGCGTGCGGCAGATCGACCCGGAGATTATCGGGGCGGCCCGACTCGACGGTGCCGCCGGCCTGACACTCATTCGACGTATCGAGGTACCGCTGGCCGCACCGACAATTCTCTCCGGAATCAGAACCGGCTTTACACTCTCAATCACCGGTGCGATTGTCGGAGAAATGGTGATGGGAGGTGAGGGACTCGGCCTCCTGCTCGGAACGGCACAACAATCATCGGATGTAAAGGGACTCTTTGCCATCATTATCCTGTTGGCGATCAGCGCGGTATCGATCTATGGCACGTTGCTGCTGGTCGAGCGTCGGGCAAATTACCTCATCAGTTAG
- a CDS encoding ABC transporter substrate-binding protein: MKKQILAIMAACLLVLSACSGSSDAASTGQTQASYTIGLTYVPDVQFAPFYVAAEQGYFDDAGVDVTVRNHGAQESLLGALQSGDEDIVFAGGDEVMQGRSTGIDVVNWATMYQQYPVTLIVPEDSAIQSVADLPGHSVGLPGQYGENYYALLAMMNAANLSDDDVDVQYIGYTQAAALKSGEVDAVIGFINSDVVAIENSGVKVRTIDMVDGGLPLVGVGLASLSDTLSGSEADFLKILSALERAVDFCEEHPEEALNITEKYVPALAEEDVRATAAITLDETLQLYTGADVFGSQNDAQWTAMADFMQDNGLLEEAVPANEAYVALRD, translated from the coding sequence GTGAAGAAACAGATCCTCGCCATTATGGCAGCCTGCCTCTTGGTACTCAGCGCCTGCTCTGGCAGCAGCGATGCAGCGTCCACCGGCCAAACACAGGCCTCGTACACCATTGGCCTGACGTATGTGCCGGACGTTCAATTCGCTCCCTTTTACGTCGCCGCCGAGCAGGGATATTTCGACGACGCCGGTGTGGACGTCACCGTGCGCAATCACGGCGCACAGGAATCGCTCCTCGGCGCACTGCAGTCGGGCGACGAGGATATCGTCTTCGCCGGAGGAGACGAGGTGATGCAGGGACGTTCCACCGGAATCGACGTCGTCAACTGGGCGACCATGTACCAACAGTATCCGGTGACGCTTATCGTGCCCGAAGACTCCGCGATTCAATCGGTGGCGGACCTTCCCGGCCACAGCGTCGGCCTACCGGGCCAGTACGGTGAGAACTATTACGCACTTCTCGCCATGATGAACGCTGCGAATCTCAGCGACGACGACGTCGACGTGCAGTACATCGGCTACACGCAAGCAGCGGCGTTGAAGTCGGGGGAGGTTGATGCGGTTATAGGCTTCATTAACTCGGACGTAGTCGCCATCGAGAACTCGGGAGTGAAGGTACGCACAATCGACATGGTCGACGGCGGCCTTCCGTTGGTCGGGGTTGGACTCGCCTCGCTTTCCGATACCTTGTCCGGCAGCGAGGCCGATTTCTTGAAAATCCTCTCCGCGCTGGAGCGGGCCGTTGATTTCTGTGAAGAACATCCCGAGGAGGCACTGAACATCACCGAAAAGTACGTTCCGGCTCTGGCGGAAGAAGACGTTCGTGCCACGGCTGCCATCACGCTTGACGAAACCCTGCAGCTCTACACGGGCGCAGACGTGTTTGGATCACAGAATGATGCACAGTGGACTGCGATGGCCGACTTCATGCAGGACAATGGGCTACTCGAAGAAGCCGTGCCCGCCAACGAGGCCTATGTGGCGCTGCGAGATTAG
- a CDS encoding phosphoribosyl-ATP diphosphatase, with translation MKTFDELFAELSRKATERPAGSGTVAELDAGVHAIGKKIVEEAGEVWLAAEYQSDEELAEEASQLMYHLQVMLIARGLTLDDIYRYL, from the coding sequence GTGAAGACTTTTGATGAGCTGTTTGCCGAACTCAGTAGAAAGGCTACTGAGCGCCCCGCAGGATCGGGCACCGTGGCGGAATTAGACGCGGGTGTGCATGCCATTGGGAAGAAGATCGTTGAGGAAGCCGGTGAGGTGTGGCTGGCGGCCGAGTACCAGAGCGATGAGGAACTGGCCGAGGAGGCCTCACAGCTCATGTACCATTTGCAGGTCATGCTGATTGCACGCGGCCTGACTCTCGATGACATTTACCGCTATCTTTAG
- the hisG gene encoding ATP phosphoribosyltransferase codes for MLRIAVPNKGSLSEPASQMLREAGYRQRRDSRELVLTDAENDVEFFFIRPRDVAVYVGAGTVDVGITGRDLLLDSGAAAVEHRALGFARSTFRFAAPKGTCSTLEDIRGKRVATSYDNLVRLFLEERGIDAAEVHLDGAVESSVQLGVADLIADVVETGTTLRTAGLEVFGEPILHSEAVLIRGKDREEPEGLETLDRRLEGVLVARQYVIFDYDCPAAQLEEAVKLTPGLQSPTISPLHEVGWYAVRAMVRRDDMNRIMDALYAAGARGVIVTPVLACRI; via the coding sequence ATGCTTCGTATTGCTGTCCCCAATAAGGGCTCTTTGTCCGAACCGGCGTCCCAGATGTTGCGCGAGGCGGGATACCGGCAACGTCGTGATTCACGCGAGCTGGTGCTGACCGACGCGGAGAATGATGTCGAGTTCTTCTTCATTCGCCCGCGTGACGTTGCGGTGTACGTTGGCGCGGGAACAGTCGATGTCGGAATTACCGGACGTGATCTTCTCCTGGACTCCGGCGCCGCCGCGGTCGAACACCGTGCCCTCGGCTTCGCCCGGTCAACGTTCCGTTTCGCCGCTCCGAAGGGTACCTGCTCCACACTGGAAGATATTCGAGGCAAGCGGGTTGCCACCTCATACGACAACCTGGTGAGGTTGTTCCTCGAAGAACGCGGAATCGATGCAGCCGAAGTTCATCTGGATGGCGCGGTAGAGTCGTCTGTTCAGCTGGGTGTGGCTGACCTTATTGCCGACGTCGTCGAAACTGGAACCACGCTGCGCACCGCAGGTCTGGAGGTGTTCGGCGAGCCAATCCTGCATTCCGAGGCCGTGCTCATCCGCGGCAAGGATAGGGAGGAGCCGGAAGGTCTCGAAACGCTTGACCGCCGTCTGGAGGGCGTGTTGGTTGCCCGGCAATACGTCATCTTTGATTATGACTGCCCGGCCGCACAGTTGGAAGAAGCGGTGAAGCTGACCCCGGGACTGCAGTCGCCAACTATTTCACCTTTACACGAGGTCGGCTGGTACGCGGTTCGCGCCATGGTCCGCCGCGACGATATGAATCGCATCATGGACGCGCTTTACGCGGCGGGTGCGCGTGGTGTCATTGTGACGCCCGTGCTTGCCTGCCGGATCTAG
- a CDS encoding DUF3866 family protein: MMWRNGRIVSLGRAWGESQECQVELDDGSEYRALAYRRLVGTPRVGDRALLSASAVHRGLGTGGYLMVVALPDRLPADPPPAPGHIVKARYTPLQYMTLGVDEQESPYHDLLAQADSIAGMPVVVADLHSTLPAVVAAVHAHRPHARIAYIMDDGGALPAWFSQVAAALTVSGDILGTISSGQAFGGELESVNIHTALLAARLVWRADLAIVTQGPGNLGTGTRWGFSGTRVGDIINAVHTLEGRAIGLLRMSSGDARDRHFGLSHHTTTALTRVALSPVLCPVPQFDATDELSTLVDSGTRTKISRQFSELFACPRLERRDIATTGLTEVLEASPVNLRTMGRGLREDPLAFLAAGVAGYAAAQLLPELTDRQ, from the coding sequence ATGATGTGGCGTAATGGTCGGATAGTTTCACTTGGGCGTGCCTGGGGAGAGTCTCAAGAATGCCAGGTTGAGCTTGATGATGGATCTGAGTACCGTGCGCTGGCTTATCGCCGGCTCGTCGGCACGCCCCGGGTAGGAGATCGCGCGCTGCTCAGCGCATCGGCCGTACACCGCGGCTTGGGCACCGGTGGTTATCTCATGGTGGTTGCCCTTCCCGACCGACTTCCCGCTGATCCGCCACCCGCGCCGGGGCATATTGTAAAGGCGCGCTATACGCCGCTGCAGTATATGACTCTCGGGGTCGATGAGCAGGAGTCTCCATACCACGACCTGCTCGCACAGGCCGACTCAATCGCCGGTATGCCTGTGGTGGTGGCGGATCTGCATTCGACCCTGCCAGCCGTGGTTGCCGCGGTGCACGCGCACCGGCCGCATGCTCGTATCGCGTACATCATGGACGACGGCGGAGCGCTTCCGGCGTGGTTCTCACAGGTCGCTGCCGCCTTAACCGTTTCCGGGGACATTCTCGGAACGATTTCCTCCGGCCAGGCTTTCGGTGGCGAACTCGAATCCGTGAACATTCACACCGCCTTGCTGGCGGCTCGCCTGGTGTGGCGGGCCGATCTGGCAATCGTCACCCAAGGACCGGGAAACCTGGGCACGGGGACCCGCTGGGGATTCTCCGGAACACGCGTCGGTGACATCATCAACGCCGTTCATACGCTCGAAGGGCGCGCCATTGGATTGCTCCGCATGTCCAGTGGCGATGCACGCGATCGGCACTTCGGTTTGTCGCACCACACGACCACCGCTCTGACTCGAGTGGCCCTCTCCCCCGTCCTGTGCCCCGTGCCGCAGTTCGATGCGACGGATGAACTGAGCACCTTGGTAGACTCCGGCACTCGGACAAAGATTTCTCGGCAGTTCAGCGAGCTCTTTGCCTGTCCACGCCTGGAACGCCGCGATATTGCGACGACCGGCTTGACGGAAGTCCTGGAAGCCTCGCCGGTGAATCTCCGCACCATGGGACGGGGGCTACGCGAAGACCCGCTCGCATTCCTTGCCGCGGGCGTGGCCGGCTACGCCGCGGCGCAACTCCTACCCGAGTTGACGGATCGGCAATAG
- a CDS encoding WYL domain-containing protein, protein MASTSRQSAERRQRNERQLSLLAALSARGALTKDDIRALTVYATGSDAAFGRTFERDLQQLRQAGYPIRTDSEYRYHYDGRAPLATPVSALDAGLLRSILSGLDHRSPHMSLAASGLQKLLAVAATGEANAEYLHAGIPTGENIVDLARAVQLRRRVSFEYEGTTGPKRDYLLEPAEISVHFEAFYVSGSASHCPAVSSSDSLEDESQASSSGETWHWRTFRVSRITAGSLRDIGKATEQHRQGTSPQGVFTAAEAIVAIRPGCAVPLAARGTPVAAGGLTNTGGTTKPPGEDWEYYLYSDVDRQRLFEDLFLYGRDVRLVGDDTLVAQWKRRVEHLATLRRDAQ, encoded by the coding sequence GTGGCAAGTACATCACGGCAGAGCGCTGAGAGGCGGCAGCGCAACGAGAGGCAGCTTTCCCTGCTGGCCGCATTGTCAGCGCGCGGTGCACTCACGAAGGACGATATCCGTGCCCTGACCGTCTATGCCACCGGCTCCGATGCCGCGTTCGGCCGCACCTTCGAGCGGGATCTGCAGCAGTTGCGGCAAGCCGGCTATCCAATCAGAACCGATTCCGAGTACCGCTATCACTATGATGGGCGGGCACCTCTCGCCACGCCGGTCAGTGCGCTGGACGCCGGGCTGCTCCGCTCGATTCTGAGCGGTCTCGACCACCGATCGCCACATATGTCGCTGGCTGCCAGTGGGCTGCAGAAGCTACTGGCCGTGGCGGCAACGGGTGAGGCTAACGCTGAATACCTGCATGCGGGAATTCCTACGGGTGAGAATATCGTGGATCTCGCCCGCGCTGTCCAACTGCGCAGGAGAGTCTCCTTCGAGTATGAGGGAACAACCGGCCCCAAGCGCGATTATCTTCTCGAACCGGCGGAGATCTCCGTGCATTTCGAGGCGTTTTACGTCAGTGGCAGCGCATCGCATTGTCCCGCAGTCAGCTCTTCCGATTCGCTTGAGGACGAGAGCCAAGCCTCCTCATCAGGCGAGACCTGGCACTGGCGCACCTTCCGTGTTTCACGTATTACCGCAGGGAGCTTGCGAGATATCGGGAAGGCGACTGAACAACACCGGCAGGGAACGTCGCCGCAGGGCGTGTTTACCGCCGCTGAAGCCATTGTGGCCATCCGCCCCGGCTGCGCGGTTCCGCTTGCCGCACGCGGCACACCCGTAGCCGCCGGTGGCCTGACGAACACTGGCGGTACGACCAAGCCGCCGGGGGAGGACTGGGAGTACTACCTCTATAGCGACGTTGATCGTCAACGGCTCTTCGAAGACCTCTTCCTCTATGGCCGCGATGTACGGCTTGTTGGAGACGACACGCTTGTGGCGCAGTGGAAGCGGCGAGTTGAACACCTGGCAACACTGAGGCGGGATGCGCAATGA
- a CDS encoding WYL domain-containing protein — translation MTTVQEIVQTNAILVYLATMEDTEVTLGELAVHFAMDWRDVLRLLWDANTVDILGIAIPFDLSLPDPVDQWDGEGPQPGPDAPVSLGRHGALDVPELLVTFPETIILTALLDAVLAVTPPGSEAQALQNTRQHLTEAASQAGYGAAFWAPPQRLIPGDRLEAITSAIRRRQHLRITYYHPGKPRGEVVDIVPWEITTGHTPVLRASRAGSARSYRLDRIGDVEPGGAVKRSEGAATRRSLIQEDREARHDARVGEARWTDGGQEVLLRLDRPGLWAVETLPGARWHREGDVLVVRFRSRSDDWLASYLIQLGTAVLSIEPDDVAARMSARFEEIRNTF, via the coding sequence ATGACTACCGTCCAGGAGATCGTACAGACAAATGCCATTCTGGTGTACTTGGCAACCATGGAAGACACGGAGGTGACACTCGGCGAACTGGCCGTTCATTTCGCCATGGACTGGCGCGACGTGCTGCGCCTGCTCTGGGACGCCAACACCGTTGATATCCTCGGCATCGCTATTCCCTTCGATCTTTCCCTGCCGGATCCAGTTGACCAGTGGGATGGCGAAGGGCCACAGCCCGGCCCAGATGCGCCGGTTTCTCTTGGAAGGCACGGGGCACTGGACGTTCCCGAGTTGCTGGTCACTTTCCCGGAGACGATTATTCTCACTGCTCTTCTCGACGCCGTTCTCGCGGTGACACCACCAGGAAGCGAGGCGCAGGCCTTGCAGAACACCCGGCAGCATCTCACGGAGGCTGCCTCGCAGGCGGGATATGGCGCGGCGTTCTGGGCACCACCGCAGCGGCTAATCCCGGGGGATCGCCTCGAGGCTATTACCAGCGCGATTCGACGCCGACAGCATCTTCGTATCACCTACTACCACCCGGGAAAGCCGCGTGGAGAAGTGGTCGATATTGTGCCCTGGGAGATCACGACCGGTCACACGCCCGTCTTACGCGCCTCTCGCGCAGGTTCCGCGCGCAGCTACCGACTAGACCGGATTGGCGACGTCGAGCCCGGCGGCGCCGTCAAGCGTTCGGAGGGTGCCGCGACGCGGCGTTCTCTGATTCAGGAAGACCGGGAGGCACGGCACGACGCCCGGGTTGGGGAGGCGCGGTGGACGGATGGAGGCCAGGAGGTGCTACTGCGCTTGGACCGTCCGGGATTGTGGGCGGTGGAGACACTGCCGGGAGCACGATGGCACAGGGAAGGCGATGTGCTCGTGGTTCGATTCCGCTCCCGCTCGGATGATTGGCTTGCCTCCTACCTGATCCAACTCGGAACGGCCGTATTGAGTATTGAGCCCGACGACGTCGCCGCACGCATGTCAGCGCGGTTCGAGGAAATTCGAAATACCTTCTAG
- a CDS encoding diacylglycerol kinase family protein — MRIGVASNPSSGAGRGARYGTQVRSLLAVYGATIVELSGRNAAECLAAARSEVLAGNLDALFVVGGDGMVHIGVEALAGTHVPLGIISVGSGNDIAREFGLPIRNVPRAVHRAVTALLAGRSRATDTIEVTHRSGNAHALAVLSAGIDAATNLRTNQLTWPKGNLRYARALFQCLTEFSPYGLEVEVDGKVASGAATLVAAANTRFVGGGMNIAPSARTDDGLLDIIIARAMSVPEIVSLFPLLYGGRHIHAKGVHLLRGQHIRINAKPSAGAPAPTAMADGEIIGEVPLNIYCRPGSLELLV, encoded by the coding sequence ATGAGGATAGGGGTTGCCAGTAATCCTTCCAGCGGCGCTGGAAGGGGAGCACGCTACGGAACACAGGTACGCTCTCTTCTTGCCGTGTACGGGGCGACTATCGTCGAGCTTTCGGGGCGCAACGCCGCGGAGTGCCTAGCGGCTGCCCGCAGCGAGGTCCTCGCCGGAAATCTGGACGCACTCTTCGTCGTCGGCGGTGATGGCATGGTCCATATAGGAGTCGAGGCGCTGGCCGGGACACACGTACCCTTGGGAATCATCTCGGTAGGATCCGGCAATGACATTGCACGCGAGTTTGGACTCCCCATCCGTAACGTGCCGAGAGCCGTACACCGGGCCGTGACGGCTCTACTAGCCGGGCGCAGCCGCGCAACAGACACCATTGAGGTCACGCATCGCTCCGGGAACGCACACGCGCTGGCCGTTCTGTCAGCCGGTATTGACGCGGCTACAAATCTGCGCACCAACCAATTGACCTGGCCGAAGGGAAACCTGCGCTATGCCCGCGCACTTTTCCAATGTCTGACCGAATTCTCACCCTACGGACTCGAAGTCGAGGTTGATGGCAAGGTCGCCAGCGGTGCGGCCACGCTCGTTGCTGCGGCCAATACGCGTTTCGTCGGCGGAGGGATGAATATTGCTCCCTCTGCTCGCACGGACGATGGCCTCCTTGACATTATCATTGCCCGTGCTATGTCCGTCCCTGAGATCGTGTCGCTGTTTCCGCTGCTCTACGGTGGGCGGCATATCCATGCCAAGGGTGTTCATCTTCTACGCGGGCAACATATTCGAATCAATGCGAAACCTTCGGCAGGTGCACCGGCACCGACCGCCATGGCCGACGGTGAAATCATCGGCGAGGTGCCACTGAACATCTACTGTCGACCCGGATCATTGGAGTTGCTAGTCTGA
- a CDS encoding DEAD/DEAH box helicase — translation MDHDALLTDYMERYAARGIHLDDFQVAACRALSADHDVLVCAPTGSGKTVVAHYAVELALATGRRCVYTAPIKALSNQKYTELTRLLGQENVGLLTGDTVVNREAQILVVTTEVLRNMLLQGSDTDHFGYTILDEVHYLADRDRGPVWEEIILSLPETVRLVSLSATIANTDELVAWMRSVRGETELITSEVRPVPLSQFVSVGNKVYPLYADDGVTPSRTLTTALARAENDPRGRNRRITAGERHRLVNYLSKHDMLPAIEFIFSRKGCDEAVAALQRRGVTLTSTREQKEIRQEIATLRETLSASDRRAVRFDSYTRALLNGFGAHHAGVFPALKELTERLVERGLIRLVYATGTLALGIDMPVRTVVVEELRRWDGSDFVDMTATEYTQLIGRAGRRGRDTHGNAVVLADAELDPEHLADLGSGRLEPLLSAFQPSYNTVINLLAQRSYQEARQLMGSSFAQFQRDADLGEVEARRVRLRRRIVAEEERLECDFGDLVGYLRLRGSAGRAAKSARKAAKKEYQRRIAKSFDAATTGSLYAFARDGELFYGVVLSAERHRLRIIDWYGQMSWLRVDALSSEMRAVGRVELPHGRSLRSPQTREQVADAILAAVQERSDLGVDRDLLESWSRFAVPDIPELASHPCAACPDIATHIREGETLLSLDGRLQELNALSASYVDSVGRDFDNTVGVLRELGLLRSDDVGTARLGPGAALLRQLHIESDLLLYQCLAALQEGEVDAAGMAGWASMFLVDDRMGTNLPQRANLRTLSLRAIREAEFLQTVEQRHSIQRTAAPTPGCTDLFALWASGADLETCLRMVRLSAGDFIAMARRLVDLLGQIALAGSGTWIETTAFEARRLVRRSELL, via the coding sequence ATGGACCACGATGCCCTTCTCACGGACTACATGGAACGCTACGCGGCCCGTGGGATACACCTCGACGACTTCCAAGTGGCGGCCTGCCGCGCACTCAGCGCCGATCACGACGTTCTTGTCTGCGCTCCCACCGGTTCCGGTAAGACTGTGGTGGCCCACTATGCCGTTGAACTTGCCTTGGCCACCGGCCGTCGCTGCGTCTACACCGCGCCGATCAAGGCACTGTCGAACCAGAAATACACCGAGTTGACGCGGCTGCTCGGACAGGAGAACGTCGGGCTGCTGACCGGCGACACCGTGGTGAATCGAGAAGCACAAATCTTGGTTGTCACTACCGAAGTCCTGCGCAATATGTTGTTGCAGGGATCGGACACCGATCACTTCGGGTACACCATTTTAGATGAGGTCCACTACCTGGCCGACCGTGATCGCGGACCGGTATGGGAGGAGATCATCCTGTCCCTACCGGAGACGGTCAGGCTGGTATCCCTCTCCGCAACGATTGCCAACACCGATGAGCTGGTTGCCTGGATGCGTTCCGTGCGCGGCGAGACGGAGTTGATAACCAGCGAGGTCCGCCCGGTGCCGTTGAGCCAGTTCGTCTCTGTTGGCAACAAGGTCTACCCGTTATACGCCGACGACGGCGTCACACCCTCCCGAACACTGACCACAGCACTGGCGAGAGCCGAGAACGACCCGCGCGGGCGAAATCGCCGCATCACTGCGGGCGAGCGGCACCGGCTCGTCAACTACCTGTCCAAGCACGACATGCTACCGGCCATTGAGTTCATCTTCTCCCGCAAGGGATGCGACGAAGCAGTCGCCGCACTCCAACGCCGCGGTGTCACGCTGACATCAACGCGCGAGCAGAAGGAAATACGGCAAGAGATCGCAACGCTACGTGAGACGCTGAGTGCCTCTGACCGCCGCGCCGTCCGCTTTGACAGCTATACACGTGCCTTGCTCAACGGCTTTGGTGCACACCACGCAGGGGTATTTCCCGCCCTCAAGGAGTTGACTGAGCGTCTGGTCGAACGAGGTCTTATCCGGCTCGTGTATGCCACCGGAACACTGGCGCTTGGTATCGACATGCCAGTACGCACGGTAGTGGTGGAAGAACTGCGCCGCTGGGACGGCAGCGACTTCGTCGATATGACCGCTACCGAGTACACGCAGTTGATCGGCCGGGCGGGGCGACGAGGTCGAGATACGCATGGCAACGCGGTAGTGCTTGCCGATGCGGAGCTTGATCCCGAGCATCTCGCGGACTTGGGCTCCGGACGTCTGGAACCGTTGCTCTCGGCGTTCCAGCCTTCATACAACACGGTGATCAATCTGTTGGCACAGCGCAGCTATCAAGAGGCGCGCCAGCTCATGGGGTCCAGTTTCGCTCAGTTCCAACGCGACGCGGACCTGGGCGAAGTAGAGGCACGTCGCGTGCGGCTGCGCCGGCGTATTGTCGCTGAAGAAGAGCGCCTGGAATGCGATTTCGGCGATCTCGTTGGTTATCTTCGCCTACGTGGCAGCGCGGGTCGGGCGGCAAAGTCCGCCCGGAAGGCCGCTAAGAAGGAGTATCAGCGGCGTATTGCGAAGAGCTTCGACGCCGCAACTACGGGCAGCCTGTATGCCTTTGCGCGCGACGGTGAACTGTTCTACGGTGTGGTTCTATCCGCCGAGCGTCATCGGTTACGAATCATCGACTGGTACGGGCAGATGTCTTGGCTACGCGTAGACGCATTATCATCCGAGATGCGCGCAGTCGGCCGCGTGGAGCTCCCACATGGACGGTCGTTACGCTCACCTCAAACTCGCGAACAGGTGGCCGATGCGATCCTGGCTGCAGTTCAGGAGCGTTCCGATCTTGGGGTTGACCGTGATCTGCTGGAATCCTGGTCGCGGTTCGCGGTACCCGATATTCCGGAACTCGCCTCGCACCCCTGTGCAGCCTGTCCCGATATAGCCACACATATCCGTGAGGGAGAAACGCTGCTTTCGCTGGATGGGCGACTGCAGGAGTTGAACGCGTTGTCGGCATCGTACGTCGATTCGGTAGGTCGGGACTTCGATAACACGGTCGGCGTTCTGCGCGAACTGGGCCTGCTGCGGTCCGACGATGTCGGCACCGCCCGCCTGGGCCCTGGGGCAGCGTTGCTGCGGCAATTGCATATCGAATCGGATCTGCTCCTTTACCAGTGTCTGGCTGCGCTGCAGGAGGGAGAGGTTGACGCTGCTGGCATGGCGGGCTGGGCCTCGATGTTCCTTGTGGATGACCGAATGGGCACAAACCTGCCGCAGCGTGCTAACCTGCGAACTCTGTCACTTCGGGCCATACGAGAGGCGGAGTTCCTGCAGACGGTCGAGCAGCGGCACTCGATACAACGCACCGCTGCTCCAACGCCCGGATGTACAGACCTTTTCGCCCTGTGGGCAAGTGGGGCCGATCTGGAAACGTGCCTGCGTATGGTGCGCTTGAGTGCCGGTGACTTTATTGCCATGGCGCGTCGTCTGGTTGATCTGCTGGGGCAGATAGCCTTGGCCGGATCTGGAACGTGGATCGAAACCACCGCATTCGAGGCTAGGCGTCTCGTTCGTCGTAGTGAGCTTCTTTGA